Proteins encoded within one genomic window of Marinobacter halotolerans:
- a CDS encoding flagellar basal body P-ring protein FlgI yields MKTLRFFVALIMLSVIAAPVLADRLKDLARIKGVRNNQLVGYGLVVGLDGTGDSAPFTNQTFRNMMDQFGITLPPGASLGLANVAAVTVTANLPPFAKPGQEMDITVSSIGNADSLRGGTLLMTPLKGADNQVYAMAQGNLLVGGFGAGGADGSRITVNIPSVGRIPNGATIEREVNSVFAQGDTITFNLLRPDFTTARRVVEAINGNLGPDMAYAHDATSVSVRAPRDPSQRVSFLSILENMNVEPAEEAAKVVINSRTGTIVVGKNVQVTAAAVTHGNLTVTIQENPEVEQPNPFTDADAVVEPNTQIAITQEPARMFQFGPAVTLNQIVQAVNQVGAAPGDVMAVLEALKQAGALRAELIVI; encoded by the coding sequence ATGAAAACACTTCGGTTTTTTGTTGCCCTGATTATGTTGTCGGTGATTGCCGCGCCGGTGCTGGCGGACCGCCTGAAAGACCTGGCACGCATCAAGGGTGTGCGTAACAACCAGCTGGTCGGTTACGGCCTGGTGGTGGGCCTTGACGGCACAGGGGACTCCGCCCCGTTCACCAACCAGACCTTCCGCAACATGATGGACCAGTTCGGCATCACTTTGCCGCCTGGCGCCAGCCTGGGTCTGGCTAACGTGGCCGCGGTAACTGTGACGGCCAATCTGCCGCCTTTTGCCAAGCCCGGTCAGGAAATGGATATTACCGTGTCTTCCATCGGCAATGCTGACAGTCTTCGCGGCGGCACTTTGTTGATGACGCCGCTTAAAGGCGCGGACAACCAGGTCTATGCGATGGCGCAGGGCAACCTTCTGGTTGGCGGCTTCGGGGCTGGCGGTGCCGACGGTTCGCGTATCACCGTGAATATCCCCAGTGTCGGTCGTATTCCCAACGGTGCAACCATTGAACGTGAGGTCAACTCGGTGTTCGCTCAGGGCGACACCATCACTTTTAACCTGCTGCGCCCGGATTTCACCACGGCCCGGCGAGTGGTTGAGGCCATCAACGGCAACCTGGGGCCGGATATGGCCTACGCCCACGATGCCACGTCGGTATCTGTGAGGGCACCGCGGGATCCGTCGCAGCGGGTAAGCTTTCTATCGATTCTGGAAAACATGAACGTTGAGCCGGCCGAGGAAGCCGCGAAAGTCGTCATCAACAGCCGCACCGGCACCATTGTGGTGGGCAAGAATGTGCAGGTGACGGCCGCTGCGGTGACTCATGGCAATCTGACAGTGACCATCCAGGAAAACCCTGAAGTAGAACAGCCCAACCCGTTTACTGACGCCGACGCGGTGGTTGAACCCAATACCCAGATTGCCATTACCCAGGAGCCGGCCCGAATGTTCCAGTTCGGGCCCGCGGTTACCCTGAACCAGATCGTCCAGGCAGTGAACCAGGTGGGCGCGGCCCCGGGGGATGTGATGGCGGTACTGGAAGCACTCAAGCAGGCCGGCGCGCTTCGTGCCGAGCTGATTGTTATATAG
- the flgG gene encoding flagellar basal-body rod protein FlgG, whose amino-acid sequence MHPALWVSKTGLSAQDTNMATISNNLANVNTTGFKRDRAVFQDLLYQIDRQPGGLNTQNSELPSGLQLGTGVRIVGTAKQFSQGNLEVTEQPLDLAIDGRGFMQVLQPDGQIAYTRDGQFQLNSDGDIVSPSGYPLEPNINVPENASTITIGKDGTVTAITDDQSAPQNLGQITLVDFINPQGLQAIGNNLYKATNASGDPTEGEPGLSGLGSLEQGMVEASNVEVVEELVNMITTQRAYEMNSKVVSATDQMLQFITNNIG is encoded by the coding sequence ATGCATCCAGCACTTTGGGTCAGCAAGACCGGGCTTAGCGCCCAAGATACCAACATGGCCACCATTTCCAACAACCTGGCCAACGTAAACACCACGGGTTTCAAACGGGACCGGGCGGTATTCCAGGACTTGCTTTATCAGATCGACCGTCAACCGGGCGGCCTGAATACCCAGAATTCCGAACTGCCATCGGGGCTGCAATTGGGTACCGGTGTGCGCATCGTGGGAACGGCAAAGCAGTTTTCCCAGGGCAATCTGGAGGTGACAGAGCAGCCGCTGGACCTGGCGATTGATGGCCGGGGCTTTATGCAGGTGCTGCAGCCGGATGGGCAGATTGCCTATACCCGGGATGGTCAGTTTCAGCTGAACTCCGATGGCGACATTGTGAGTCCGTCCGGTTACCCCCTTGAGCCCAATATCAACGTCCCGGAGAACGCCTCCACGATCACCATCGGCAAGGATGGAACGGTAACGGCCATCACTGATGATCAGTCCGCGCCCCAGAACCTGGGCCAGATTACGCTGGTGGATTTCATTAATCCCCAGGGTTTGCAGGCCATTGGTAACAACCTTTACAAGGCCACCAACGCCAGCGGTGACCCCACCGAAGGCGAGCCAGGTCTTTCAGGCCTGGGTTCGCTCGAGCAGGGCATGGTTGAAGCCTCAAACGTCGAGGTTGTGGAAGAACTGGTCAACATGATTACCACGCAGCGGGCCTACGAGATGAACTCGAAGGTGGTGTCTGCCACTGACCAGATGCTTCAGTTCATCACGAATAATATCGGCTAG
- the flgC gene encoding flagellar basal body rod protein FlgC, which produces MSLGNIFDIAGSGMTAQSLRLNTTASNIANAETASSSTDETYRARKPVFSAIQQSLMNPSQQNLAFASEREGPGAGVQVDGIVESNAELQMRYEPDHPAANEDGYVFYPNVNVVEEMADMMSSSRSFQMNVDIMNSAKTMMQRILTLGQQ; this is translated from the coding sequence ATGTCTCTGGGTAACATTTTCGACATCGCGGGTTCCGGCATGACGGCCCAGTCACTGAGACTGAACACGACCGCATCCAACATCGCCAACGCGGAAACCGCAAGTTCCAGCACCGATGAGACCTATCGGGCTCGCAAGCCGGTTTTCTCCGCGATTCAGCAGTCCCTGATGAATCCGTCCCAACAGAATCTGGCCTTTGCCAGTGAGCGCGAAGGGCCGGGAGCCGGTGTCCAGGTTGACGGCATTGTGGAAAGCAACGCCGAACTGCAGATGCGCTACGAGCCCGACCATCCGGCGGCTAACGAGGACGGCTATGTTTTCTACCCCAACGTCAACGTGGTTGAGGAAATGGCAGACATGATGTCCTCGTCCCGTAGCTTCCAAATGAACGTGGATATCATGAACAGCGCCAAGACCATGATGCAGCGCATCCTGACCCTGGGTCAGCAATAA
- the flgB gene encoding flagellar basal body rod protein FlgB, translated as MAISLDSAMGIHEQALNARVKRAEVLANNLANADTPGFKARDIDFSSMVDQAKHAMGGVGMEKTHARHMDTSSGSTGMPSELLYRVPHQPSVDGNTVDAQQEQARFMRNAMDYQASFEFLNGKINGLKKAISGQ; from the coding sequence ATGGCGATCTCCCTCGACAGCGCAATGGGAATTCACGAACAGGCACTGAATGCGCGGGTAAAGCGTGCTGAGGTGCTGGCCAACAATCTTGCAAACGCTGATACCCCGGGCTTCAAGGCGCGGGACATCGACTTCAGTTCGATGGTGGACCAGGCGAAGCATGCTATGGGCGGGGTTGGTATGGAAAAAACCCACGCGCGCCACATGGATACGTCATCTGGCTCCACGGGAATGCCCAGTGAACTGCTGTACCGCGTCCCGCATCAGCCATCAGTCGATGGCAATACCGTGGATGCCCAGCAGGAGCAGGCAAGGTTCATGCGCAACGCCATGGATTACCAGGCCAGTTTTGAGTTTCTCAACGGCAAAATTAACGGGCTGAAGAAGGCCATTTCCGGTCAGTAA
- a CDS encoding flagellar basal body rod protein FlgF: MDKALYIGMSGAKQNMLSQRAHANNLANVSTTGFKRDFAQARSMPVFGEHHPTRAYAMSERPGTDLSAGALQDTGRKLDIAVDGEGWLAVQNQQGEEVFTRTGSLQVDVNGLVRLSSGEMVLGNGGPVALPPFDNVQIGSDGTISVVPVGGPPDQLVEVDRLKLVNPPREALEKGLEGFIQRKPDQAIDGPEPAVGDQRVVSGFLESSNVNAVEEMISNLQLSRQYEMQVKVMTTANENSEASARLLQNL; encoded by the coding sequence ATGGATAAAGCCCTCTATATTGGAATGTCCGGCGCCAAGCAGAACATGCTGTCCCAGCGCGCCCATGCCAACAACCTGGCTAACGTCAGCACCACCGGTTTCAAGCGGGACTTCGCCCAGGCCCGGAGTATGCCGGTGTTCGGCGAACATCATCCGACCCGCGCCTATGCCATGTCCGAACGCCCGGGTACCGATCTGTCAGCAGGTGCCCTTCAGGATACCGGCCGCAAGCTCGATATCGCGGTAGACGGTGAAGGCTGGCTGGCGGTTCAGAACCAGCAGGGTGAAGAGGTTTTTACCCGTACCGGCAGCTTGCAGGTAGATGTTAACGGCCTGGTGCGCCTTTCCAGCGGCGAAATGGTTCTCGGCAACGGTGGTCCGGTTGCACTCCCTCCCTTTGACAACGTCCAGATTGGCTCTGACGGCACCATCTCGGTTGTGCCAGTAGGCGGTCCGCCAGACCAGCTGGTGGAAGTGGATCGCCTGAAACTGGTGAATCCACCCCGCGAGGCTCTGGAAAAGGGACTGGAGGGCTTTATTCAGCGCAAACCCGACCAGGCGATTGATGGCCCGGAGCCAGCAGTGGGCGACCAGCGTGTGGTGTCTGGCTTTCTTGAAAGTTCCAACGTTAACGCGGTAGAGGAAATGATCTCCAACCTCCAGTTGTCACGGCAGTACGAAATGCAGGTGAAGGTTATGACCACGGCAAACGAGAATTCCGAGGCTTCGGCACGACTGTTGCAGAACCTCTGA
- a CDS encoding adenylate/guanylate cyclase domain-containing protein, whose amino-acid sequence MMNAPVELRSASSNTSKSAVLDSQNNPVAIPPMPDYNGRILAYTATGSVIAAGLAQGLFAGWMIWTLVAALIWPHVAHQLTRRTFLRHSNRIRQKMLLVDCAIGGGFIGTIGLVVIPSISVLLMLMFSCLIIGGVRQWVFGSLITIAAAGAAVSVVGLAPSPQSPLLTSIIAILATGCYICVTAFYSHQQARALMLAKTQIQNQREQSIALSHKLSKYLSPQVWQSIFTGERDVRLETQRKKLAVFFSDIKGFTELSEEMEPEALTELLNHYFNEMSEVALKYGGTIDKFVGDSIMIFFGDPTSEGQKQDALSCVSMAIDMRKHMKIMRQKWRSQGIKTPLEIRMGISTGYTTVGNFGAENRMDYTIIGKEVNLASRLESLAEPGEILISYETFSLIKDRIMCRDKGEITVKGFGRPVPIYEVVDFRRDMGPHRSFLEHEHSGFAMYLDSDKITEKERESILLALEDAADRLRREEE is encoded by the coding sequence ATGATGAACGCACCTGTTGAGCTCCGGAGCGCCAGCTCCAATACAAGCAAAAGCGCTGTTCTGGACTCTCAGAACAACCCGGTGGCCATACCGCCGATGCCGGACTATAACGGCAGAATTCTGGCCTATACCGCCACCGGAAGCGTCATCGCAGCCGGCCTGGCCCAGGGGCTGTTCGCCGGCTGGATGATATGGACCCTGGTTGCCGCCCTGATCTGGCCCCACGTTGCCCACCAGTTAACCCGTCGTACTTTTCTGCGCCATTCAAATCGCATCCGACAGAAAATGCTGCTAGTGGACTGTGCCATTGGCGGCGGGTTTATAGGAACCATCGGTCTGGTGGTCATCCCGTCTATATCCGTTCTGCTGATGCTGATGTTCAGCTGCCTGATCATCGGTGGTGTGCGCCAATGGGTCTTCGGCAGCCTGATCACCATTGCCGCCGCCGGAGCGGCCGTATCGGTTGTCGGGCTTGCACCCTCACCCCAGTCGCCTTTGCTGACCAGCATCATCGCGATTCTGGCCACCGGGTGCTACATCTGCGTGACCGCCTTCTATTCCCATCAGCAGGCCCGTGCGCTGATGCTGGCAAAGACCCAGATCCAGAACCAGCGGGAACAATCGATTGCGCTTTCCCACAAGCTGTCAAAGTACCTTTCGCCCCAGGTCTGGCAATCCATCTTTACCGGCGAGCGGGATGTCCGTCTTGAAACCCAGCGTAAAAAATTGGCGGTTTTTTTCTCCGACATCAAGGGCTTTACCGAACTCTCCGAGGAAATGGAGCCGGAAGCCCTGACCGAGCTGCTGAACCACTACTTTAACGAAATGTCGGAAGTAGCCCTCAAATACGGCGGCACCATCGACAAGTTCGTGGGTGATTCCATCATGATTTTCTTTGGTGACCCCACCAGTGAAGGCCAGAAACAGGACGCCCTTTCCTGCGTGTCCATGGCCATTGATATGCGCAAGCATATGAAGATCATGCGCCAGAAATGGAGAAGCCAGGGCATCAAAACGCCTCTGGAGATCCGCATGGGCATCAGCACCGGCTACACCACCGTTGGCAACTTCGGCGCCGAAAACCGGATGGATTACACCATCATCGGCAAGGAAGTGAACCTTGCCAGCCGGCTGGAATCCCTGGCCGAACCCGGAGAGATCCTGATTTCCTACGAGACCTTCTCCCTGATCAAGGACCGGATCATGTGCCGCGACAAGGGCGAAATAACAGTCAAGGGCTTTGGCCGCCCGGTGCCCATCTATGAAGTGGTGGATTTCCGGCGCGACATGGGGCCCCACCGCAGCTTCCTGGAACACGAACACAGCGGCTTCGCCATGTATCTGGATTCGGACAAGATCACCGAAAAAGAGCGGGAATCCATTCTTCTTGCCCTGGAAGACGCCGCCGACCGGCTGCGTCGCGAGGAAGAATAA
- the flgH gene encoding flagellar basal body L-ring protein FlgH has product MTFIIFTSRSDRRVGTLLLICGLALLQGCTALNRERPMPNDPAYAPVVADNMMQRDPDSGAIYQPSRNFSLYGDTVALNVGDILTVELQESTQASKNAESSITKDNEISLPNPQILNRSNLGVATEANMERDFEGSAEADQSNSLDGSITVTVTQVLPNGVLRVRGEKWLSLTNGDEYIRLTGLVRPQDIEPDNTVASNRIADARIAYGGTGDFDQANQMGWLARFFNSEWFPL; this is encoded by the coding sequence ATGACGTTCATCATATTCACATCCAGAAGCGATCGCCGGGTTGGCACCCTATTGCTGATCTGCGGCCTCGCGCTGCTGCAGGGCTGCACCGCGCTGAACCGTGAACGGCCGATGCCCAATGACCCGGCTTATGCGCCGGTGGTTGCGGACAACATGATGCAGCGCGACCCGGACTCCGGCGCGATCTACCAGCCTTCCCGCAATTTCAGCCTGTATGGCGATACGGTGGCTTTGAATGTGGGGGATATCCTGACGGTAGAGCTTCAGGAGTCCACCCAGGCCAGCAAGAATGCCGAAAGCAGTATTACCAAGGACAACGAGATTTCCCTGCCCAATCCTCAGATTCTGAACCGCTCCAATCTGGGCGTGGCAACAGAGGCGAATATGGAACGGGATTTTGAAGGCTCGGCGGAAGCGGATCAGAGCAACAGCCTGGACGGCAGTATCACTGTGACCGTTACCCAGGTTCTGCCCAACGGCGTACTTCGGGTTCGTGGCGAGAAATGGCTGTCGTTGACCAATGGTGATGAATACATTCGCCTGACAGGGCTTGTGCGCCCGCAGGATATTGAGCCAGACAATACGGTGGCTTCGAATCGCATAGCCGACGCCCGTATTGCCTACGGCGGTACCGGTGATTTCGACCAGGCCAATCAGATGGGCTGGCTGGCACGCTTCTTTAACAGCGAGTGGTTCCCGCTATGA
- the queF gene encoding NADPH-dependent 7-cyano-7-deazaguanine reductase QueF (Catalyzes the NADPH-dependent reduction of 7-cyano-7-deazaguanine (preQ0) to 7-aminomethyl-7-deazaguanine (preQ1) in queuosine biosynthesis): MSLINAPLGKSSEYPDSYDPALLFPVARDVNRRKIGLEDGRWPWFGEDLWQGWEISWLRSDGVPAVAWAEILVPAASPSIIESKSMKLYLNSLNQAVFSSAERVGEVIAQDLSSASGAAVSVRLHSVDEGVRLAGRPEGFVLIDNESVDEIGYEYDPGVLGQASDEIVTERLCSHLLKSNCPVTGQPDWATLLVEYTGPAIDRASLLRYVVGFRQTQDFHEHCVETIFTDLMARFRPEHLTVCARYTRRGGLDINPLRSTVPDASPGPRLIRQ; this comes from the coding sequence ATGTCGTTAATCAATGCACCATTGGGCAAATCCAGCGAATACCCGGACAGCTACGACCCGGCGCTGCTGTTCCCTGTGGCCCGTGACGTCAACCGTCGCAAGATCGGGCTTGAGGATGGCCGCTGGCCCTGGTTCGGAGAGGACCTGTGGCAGGGTTGGGAGATTTCCTGGTTGCGTTCTGACGGAGTGCCGGCCGTGGCCTGGGCAGAAATCCTGGTGCCCGCGGCGTCACCGTCGATCATCGAATCCAAGTCCATGAAGCTTTATCTGAACTCGCTGAATCAGGCGGTATTTTCCTCTGCCGAGCGAGTGGGTGAGGTGATTGCCCAGGATCTGTCCAGCGCCAGTGGCGCAGCGGTTTCGGTGCGGCTTCACAGTGTCGACGAGGGGGTGCGACTGGCGGGCCGGCCGGAAGGTTTCGTGCTGATTGACAACGAATCTGTTGATGAAATTGGATACGAGTACGACCCGGGGGTGCTTGGCCAGGCCTCTGATGAGATCGTTACCGAACGGCTCTGTTCCCACTTGCTGAAAAGCAATTGCCCGGTTACCGGCCAGCCGGACTGGGCGACCTTGCTGGTGGAATACACTGGCCCGGCGATCGACCGGGCGTCATTGCTGCGGTACGTGGTGGGTTTCCGCCAGACGCAGGATTTTCACGAGCACTGTGTGGAAACGATTTTTACGGATCTGATGGCCAGGTTCCGGCCGGAGCACCTGACGGTATGCGCGCGTTACACCCGCCGGGGCGGGCTGGACATCAATCCGCTGCGGAGTACCGTACCGGATGCCAGCCCCGGTCCGCGGTTGATCCGGCAGTAA
- a CDS encoding ABC transporter permease, with the protein MRTDAMFTAFNTIVLREVRRFTRIWPQTLLPPAVTMTLYFIIFGNLIGSRIGEMGGFNYMAFIVPGLIMMAVITSSYANVVSSFFSMKFQRSIEELLVSPVPNWIILAGYVAGGMARGLGIGLIVTLVSLAFTDLSIHNLPMVILTVFLTSALFAVGGFINAMLATKFDDISIVPTFVLTPLTYLGGVFYSIDMLPAFWQGVSMINPILYMVNAFRYGILGVSDVNPYIALGMILVFITLFSAVALRMLERGKGIRS; encoded by the coding sequence ATGAGAACAGACGCCATGTTTACCGCGTTCAACACCATTGTTCTGCGGGAAGTGCGACGCTTTACCCGGATCTGGCCGCAGACACTGCTGCCGCCGGCGGTCACCATGACCCTCTATTTTATTATCTTCGGCAACCTGATCGGTTCGCGCATTGGTGAGATGGGCGGCTTCAACTATATGGCGTTCATTGTTCCCGGGCTGATCATGATGGCCGTGATTACCAGCTCCTACGCCAACGTGGTGTCGTCTTTCTTCTCCATGAAGTTCCAGCGCAGCATTGAAGAACTGCTGGTGTCGCCCGTGCCCAACTGGATCATTCTGGCCGGCTACGTGGCCGGCGGTATGGCAAGAGGGCTGGGTATCGGTCTGATCGTCACCCTGGTGTCCCTGGCGTTTACCGATCTGTCGATTCACAACCTGCCTATGGTTATTCTGACGGTGTTTCTGACGTCGGCGCTGTTTGCAGTAGGCGGCTTTATCAATGCGATGCTGGCCACCAAATTCGACGATATCTCGATTGTGCCAACCTTCGTCTTGACGCCGCTGACCTATCTCGGCGGGGTGTTCTACTCCATCGATATGCTGCCGGCCTTCTGGCAGGGCGTGTCGATGATCAATCCGATCCTGTACATGGTGAACGCGTTTCGCTATGGCATTCTTGGGGTGTCTGACGTTAATCCCTATATTGCCCTGGGAATGATTCTGGTGTTTATTACGCTCTTTTCTGCGGTAGCGCTTCGCATGCTGGAGCGTGGCAAGGGCATCCGCAGCTAG
- a CDS encoding nitroreductase family protein produces the protein MTAVIDALLKRSSEPRLEAPAPDPETLSQAFDCAARAPDHALLRPWRYLVVEGEGLKSLGELFASTCGPDATEKERNKLLQSPLRAPMVIVGIACHQSHPKVPELEQTMSAAVGLGYMLLALQSAGFGGMWRTGAMAYHPTVTAGLGLGSNELITGFLYVGTVASEKAAVPRPDQASFVQRWPG, from the coding sequence ATGACGGCTGTAATAGATGCGCTTCTGAAACGCTCTTCCGAACCCAGGCTGGAAGCACCTGCACCCGACCCCGAAACTTTGAGCCAGGCCTTTGATTGTGCGGCCCGCGCGCCAGACCACGCTCTTCTTCGACCCTGGCGCTATCTGGTGGTAGAAGGTGAAGGCTTGAAGTCCCTGGGTGAGCTTTTTGCTTCAACCTGCGGGCCGGACGCAACAGAGAAAGAGCGGAACAAATTGTTGCAGTCTCCACTGCGCGCTCCGATGGTCATTGTCGGTATTGCCTGCCATCAGTCCCACCCGAAAGTGCCGGAGCTAGAGCAGACGATGTCTGCGGCGGTCGGCCTGGGCTATATGCTGCTGGCACTTCAGTCTGCCGGTTTCGGTGGCATGTGGCGGACCGGTGCCATGGCCTACCATCCGACCGTAACGGCTGGCCTTGGCCTGGGTAGTAACGAATTGATTACCGGCTTTCTGTATGTGGGAACCGTGGCCAGTGAAAAAGCCGCCGTGCCAAGGCCCGACCAGGCCAGCTTTGTGCAGCGCTGGCCGGGCTGA
- a CDS encoding flagellar hook protein FlgE, producing MAFNTGLSGLRAASVDLDVTGNNIANASTVGFKGSKAQFGDLYASGFLSSGNANIGDGVRVQDVKQSFSQGNISFTDSGLDMAINGDGFFTLSNGGEVRYSRAGQFGLDKEGFITNNQNMRLQGFTADEDGNLSGVRGDLQIESGNLAPRRTTELQSDLNLDSRETVLERRVADMGDFGGFTVPATTPSTAGLPQETFEITYDDGSTVTTTINPANVADYSASDVVDVLNGVDGLSASATTQYEGISEADLNTAIGSGSFSFDLAVGNVNVPVDTVGVTDAQSLVNAINTAQAPTINASLVGGNLRLVDNRGNNLTAGFSSTGLTQAPETTVGTVRPQADREITNIVSTAGSTNLADSWTSRSINITNQFNPNDQRTYNHATTTTIYDSLGNSHEISQFYVKQPAPGNGIGVSEWSIYLQIDGEFVGGTDTNPYQARFDQDGNLQSINGDPSGEILIDDWVPKSADGTPNGADGPPAPGNPITTPIPEPPTTSAFVLNLSETTQYGSEFGVTDQQQNGYTTGRLSGLDVSGEGVLFARYTNGQSTSLGQVSLASFSNTNGLAPVGDTAWVETFESGQPIIGAPDTGTLGAIKASSVEESNVDLSAELVNLIIAQRNYQANAKTIETSDAVTQTIINLR from the coding sequence ATGGCTTTTAACACGGGTCTTAGTGGATTAAGGGCAGCGTCGGTTGATCTTGACGTTACCGGTAATAATATTGCGAACGCCAGTACCGTGGGGTTCAAGGGCAGCAAGGCCCAGTTTGGCGATCTCTACGCCAGCGGGTTTCTTAGCTCCGGCAACGCGAATATTGGCGATGGTGTGCGGGTGCAGGACGTCAAGCAATCGTTCAGTCAGGGCAACATCAGCTTCACTGATAGCGGCCTTGATATGGCTATCAACGGCGACGGCTTCTTTACGCTAAGCAACGGTGGCGAAGTTCGCTATTCCCGCGCTGGGCAGTTTGGCCTCGATAAAGAAGGGTTTATCACCAACAACCAGAACATGCGGCTCCAGGGTTTTACGGCAGATGAAGACGGCAACCTGTCCGGTGTTCGTGGTGACCTGCAGATTGAATCCGGCAACTTGGCGCCACGTCGCACCACTGAATTACAGTCCGATCTCAACCTAGATTCAAGAGAGACGGTCCTGGAGCGTCGCGTCGCAGACATGGGCGATTTCGGCGGTTTCACGGTACCAGCGACAACGCCGTCAACGGCGGGACTTCCTCAGGAAACGTTTGAGATCACCTATGATGACGGATCGACGGTAACGACCACCATTAATCCGGCCAACGTGGCGGACTACTCTGCGTCAGATGTTGTGGATGTACTCAACGGTGTGGACGGCTTGTCGGCTTCGGCTACCACCCAGTACGAAGGTATCAGCGAGGCTGATCTGAACACTGCGATTGGCTCGGGAAGCTTCTCGTTCGATCTGGCTGTCGGTAATGTGAACGTGCCCGTGGACACCGTGGGCGTGACCGACGCCCAGTCTCTGGTAAACGCTATCAACACCGCCCAGGCGCCGACCATTAACGCTTCCCTGGTAGGTGGCAACTTGCGTCTGGTGGATAATCGCGGCAACAACCTGACAGCAGGCTTCTCAAGCACCGGCCTGACTCAGGCGCCGGAAACTACCGTAGGCACTGTGCGTCCCCAGGCGGACCGCGAGATTACCAACATTGTCTCGACGGCCGGCAGTACCAACCTTGCTGATTCCTGGACAAGCCGCTCGATCAATATCACCAACCAGTTCAACCCGAACGATCAGCGCACCTATAACCACGCCACCACGACGACAATCTACGACAGTCTTGGCAACTCCCACGAGATCAGCCAGTTTTACGTGAAGCAGCCGGCACCCGGCAATGGAATAGGCGTCAGTGAGTGGTCGATTTACCTGCAGATTGACGGGGAATTCGTTGGTGGTACCGACACTAATCCGTATCAGGCGCGGTTTGACCAGGATGGTAATCTGCAGTCTATAAACGGAGATCCCAGTGGCGAAATCCTGATTGATGACTGGGTCCCGAAAAGCGCGGATGGAACCCCCAACGGGGCTGACGGCCCACCTGCGCCTGGCAACCCGATCACCACTCCGATTCCGGAGCCGCCAACCACATCCGCTTTCGTGCTGAACCTGTCAGAGACGACCCAGTACGGCAGTGAATTCGGGGTGACGGATCAGCAGCAGAACGGCTACACCACCGGTCGGCTGTCAGGCCTGGACGTTTCCGGTGAGGGCGTGCTGTTCGCCCGCTACACCAACGGACAGTCCACGTCCCTGGGACAGGTATCGCTGGCTTCGTTCAGCAACACCAACGGGTTGGCGCCGGTAGGGGATACCGCCTGGGTTGAAACCTTCGAGTCCGGTCAGCCGATTATCGGCGCGCCTGACACCGGCACCCTGGGTGCGATCAAGGCAAGCTCGGTGGAAGAATCCAACGTGGATCTGTCGGCGGAACTGGTTAACCTGATTATCGCCCAGCGAAACTATCAGGCGAATGCCAAGACCATCGAGACGTCCGATGCGGTGACCCAGACCATTATCAACCTCAGATAA
- a CDS encoding flagellar hook assembly protein FlgD, protein MSVINPTDASDVLSKYRLDQDKAGDKNALGKNEFMELMIAQLKNQNPLKPQDNGAFISQLAEFSSLEEMQKLSGSVDDVVSQFRSTQALQASAMVGRTVLAPSQIGILGPEGQISGNVQVPATTSGLRVSIENSAGERVRQMDLGAQQPGVAGFDWDGKDGNGNSLPPGPYRIVAEASYPDGQQQLGTMVSANVDSVSLGQGGSVTLNLAGMGSIALSEVQQIN, encoded by the coding sequence ATGAGTGTCATTAACCCGACAGACGCCTCGGATGTGCTGAGCAAGTACCGGCTGGACCAGGACAAGGCCGGCGACAAGAATGCGCTTGGCAAGAACGAGTTCATGGAGCTGATGATTGCCCAGCTCAAGAATCAGAATCCGCTCAAGCCCCAGGATAACGGAGCATTTATTTCCCAGCTGGCGGAGTTCAGCTCTCTTGAAGAGATGCAGAAGCTTTCCGGCAGCGTTGATGACGTCGTCAGTCAGTTCCGGTCAACCCAGGCACTGCAGGCTTCAGCAATGGTTGGCAGAACGGTTCTGGCGCCATCGCAGATCGGCATTCTGGGCCCGGAGGGACAGATCTCCGGTAACGTCCAGGTGCCGGCCACTACGTCAGGGCTTCGGGTTTCCATCGAGAACAGCGCCGGTGAAAGAGTGCGACAGATGGATCTGGGAGCACAGCAGCCGGGGGTTGCCGGGTTCGACTGGGATGGCAAGGACGGTAACGGCAACAGTTTGCCGCCCGGGCCTTACCGGATTGTTGCCGAAGCCTCCTACCCGGATGGCCAGCAGCAGCTGGGCACCATGGTAAGTGCGAACGTTGACAGTGTGTCGCTGGGGCAGGGTGGCAGTGTCACGCTAAATCTGGCAGGCATGGGCTCGATCGCCCTGTCTGAAGTTCAACAGATTAACTAA